The window CAAACCAAATTTCTCTCAAACAACACAAAAGCCCCATCTTTTGGTAAACAAGCAgtgatttttaattcaatcgaaccataatttacaaaaatcGACAGAAACCTCAAATTGAACTTTACTGATCATGCCACAAACCAACTCAATTCCATTTAGAATCAGATCGTAGTTTACGTACTAGTGAATATTAAGAATCTTGGAagcaaaattaacaaatattgttgaaattgaattgaaagcAGGGAGGTCCAGTGATTGCATACCTGAGATTTCCATCAGAAAGTCATTTTTGCAGCAAACCCACAGCGCAAAATGAAGAAATcagaagaaatgaaataattggCCGACAAGATATGATTCAGCCAATTGTTAAAGAGAGATTTTTTTGGGATTGTAGATTAGACTTCATGTGACCAAGTTGTGGGTTTACAAGACAAACTGCCCACgctgaaggagaaaaataaatggagtactaaaGTATTCTATCCACTGGACCACAGAAAAGGgaagaaataattgaaaattattagaCCGGGTTCAAGATTTAAGCAGAAGGATTAACATATACATTCGTCAATAATGATGACTGATGAGCCCAAACAGTgacatgttattttaagaattcAATTTTACTAAATTCCTTCCGCCAAGTTCaaagaaattatatattcatcaATCTAAAGCACAACTGCACAAATGGGTAGCTGCTGCTGCATGGTGTTGTAGCCTTATCCACTCACAGTTTAGGACttcaagaaataaattttccataaatttcTTCAAAACAATTAAAGCAAAGCAGTTCAATTCAAAATACCGTTACCCCCAAATTCGGTTAGCAGGAAAAGAAAGCAATTGGCGCGAACATGGAGTTGCAAGGTAAAAACGATTACTGATTTCtgagttttcatttttcagcAATTGAAACCCTAACAACTGTGAaagttacttttttttccattgAATTCGATgcattggaatattatttagGGCTCAGAGGCTCCAATAATCCCAAGGCGATGCTTTCTTCTCTGCTGAACAAGAGAGAAAAGCTGCAAGACGAGCTCCGTAGTGTTGAAAAGCAGgttattttcccttttctaaTTATGAGATTTGGAGTTTGTTTATATCAACTCTGtagattactaaaaaatgCTTGTACAAATGTAgagtatattattagtaatttcTGTTAATCATTCTTGTAGGGGCGTTTACTTTGAGTCATTAGATAGACTCATAAAACATAGGATTGAGTATTTGAATGATATGATGGTCAAACAAGTTCAAAGTTATTCAATCCATTAAAATAAGCAGTGGattaactttaattatttttatcaatccATCTTGTCACTTTAAGTGAACCCGGCGTTTTGTTTCTGGGATTTCTCCTTTTTATTGATTGTCTCAGTGTTTTTATCTCGGATAGGTGTATGAGCTGGAAACGAGCTACTTACAAGAAACAACCACGTTTGGAAATGTGTTGAAGGGCTTTGATGGGTTTCTGTCTTCATCCAAGAGTGCATCCAAGTAATAACTTATATATCATGTCCATTGAGCTTTTCACTAATCTTCTGCAGATTCACATTATCTGTGaactttatttataatgtGATTTCTTTATTAACATCTTGTTGGACCTAAATTCTCTGCTTTTTGCAGCATATTGCGTCGAGAATAAAGTCATGTCTAATTCATaaccaattttaataaaatgactTTTTGGCCCTTAGTTACTATTGATTTGTTAACCCAAAACTTACTTACAGCCTCAATAATCCTAGTAAATAGGTTAACTAAAACTAGCTAAGGTTGACAGCCATATCCGAACTAGCCATCTGAAGTGAATATTTAGTGCTCTTGTTCTGAAAGGGATtggtttcttttattttactctctgaGATAATTGGTTTGTTAGGAGGAGGGGCTAGAGAATATCTTATTTGGGAGTTGTTCAAAGGTTTGGTTGAACTTATTTCATGATATACGTGTCAAACACTAACCGGCATCAGGTGAGACAGTTGACTTAAGTTCAATTTTATCGTGTAGTGCTTCAGACATCCTTGGTGGTAAAGCAGTCAAAATCTTACACATAATAAGTATTAGTCTAGTTTTAGCATCCAGTTGCACTCACAGAGTCCATCTGGATGAGAAGCAGTCGAAGTAAATCAAATGTTCGAGCAAGGGTAACAACTGAAACAAGCAGGAAGGGGGGTTCTCTTTGTAGTATGGGTTTAAGAATTTTCCTACGTATTAACATTCCTCggttattaaattaaactaaactatCAAAATCTGAGATGCTCTTGTGCACATCTACACTTACAGCTGAGCTTTCGATActgttttgaaataattagaCACTGAAATTGCACAGTATGATTGAATTACTCTTTTCTGGAAGGCcttttttgcatttaaatacagaaaaaaTAGCCAAATGGTAGAAGTTCTTTTATCTTCAATAAAGAAACAGTCAATTGTTTTTGTTATGCTCTCATACTAGACTCTCCCTTTACTTTCTGCACAGAGAGAAATGACTGAAACCACACTTAGCTCTGGCATAATCAATAAGTTGACTTGATAAATTGCTGGTGTgttcttgttttgtttcaaaaaaatcTACTATAGTTATCTGccaaaaatattgttagtttgaaatttttagaaaCATAAAATGCCTCTTCATTATTCCAGCTTAAAGAGATCCAGAAAGTTTCAGCTTGAAGATAGAGTATTCTCATTGTCCTCAGTCACCTCACCAGCGGTATGTGCAATCTCATAAGGTTCACAAAtcttatgattttatttggtgTAATGCTTCTCCAAGTTACAGCTGTTTATGCTACTTAATGAGGATGGCTTACAATGGCAAATTTGTTTGAGCTACTTAAAACTCTCAAGCATAGATCCTCAAATATCATATGTGCACACTTCCCATTGCATTTTCTTCTGGAAGGACGCCAGTTGTATGTTATAATTTACTTGGGTGCATCATTGTCATCAGCAACTCAAATGTAGGAAATGCATTTAGCTTAGACTGTGTGTGAGGAAACTAGTGAGCTCACAGAATTAATATGAGAATGAATATGATCATGCCAAGCAACTATGTGAAGTGTTTCCATATGCTTTTGcctaaattatattttccgTTATTCTGAAGTTTATCCTGTACTTTGTCCATCTTAATCATTGATACACTAACATCCTTGCAAGGCTTGGGTCCTAGTGGTCTGGGGATAACAGTGGGACCCTAAGACAACATCTTGTGTTCAAGCATGGTCCCATTTATTTGGCACTGAATAATGGTTGATATACCTCTATTTCAAgataactaaaatgcaaagTCATAGGTGGAGgaagacaaaaaataaataggcACAATCCGGTGCATCTTGTAACTATATATCCTAATTGTGGATAATAAATCCTAACCAGGGATTACAAGTCTTAATTGGGATTAATGAATCCTAGTTGGAAGATGCACTGTACATTCAGATATACACAAGTGTTTGCCAagtaaatataagaaaaagtataGCAGTTGCTTATAGTTAGCATGAGTTTTTTAAGTTCAACATTGTTTGcttatactccatatgtttTGTACAGGCTGAGGAGCTTCGAGTTGGCAAAGAGGGTTAGTCTTTCCTTAGGCTCTGTTGTGgtcattttaaatttctgaCAACATGATGTTCTTGTACAGCATTGGTATTTGGCTGATAGATGATCAGTCTGCATAATGCCCCTTCCTTGTACTgctgtttttgttttgaattacATTATATATTCTCACTATATTTTTCCATAGATGGAAAATCAGACATGGTTCAAGGTAGACCAAGACTTGGAGGTGTAGCAACTACTGGACCGTAAGTGTACTTTGAATATATAACTGAACAAACTTACTGAAAGAGTTCATCTCAATAAAATTCGTATTAATAATGACGTTACTGAATAGCTGTTTCCAGTCAGTCTTCCTCACTTGTCATTTCTAATTCAAGTAtgaagaataattaaaatgctaTCTTCAGGGGAAAGCCAAAAAAGGGGAGAACAGGTCAGAGGGAAGTAAAGAAAGTCAAGATCACGAGCGAGTTGGATCCTGATGAGGATGATGATCTTGATATGAGATAGCTCGTTTGATTTTGCTCGATCCGGAACCTGTATTCTTTCACCTAGCTAGTGCAGTTGTGGCAATACCATTTCGCTTTGCTCTAATCTCTTATGCCATATGAGGTAAAAAATGGAGAGTCCCGTATTCTTGGATCCATAAACACTTCCAGAGAAGTAATGAAGCAGAAAATATAGAAAGAATATGTTGGTCCCGAAGCATCACTGTTTGTACTATTCCATCTAGaggattttgagttttgtaCCGACTCATAACTTTGCTATGATATGTTATTGGCTGTAAAATCGTCGTGTTAGTTCATCATCACATAGACCTGCATTAACCCTTTACAGTGAATTGTAGATTTAAGTTCGGATAACGACATTCTATCTCTTAACATTTATTACTAGATAACTGTTTGCTCTTTCCTGGTTCTTGATTATTAGCAGTGAGTCTGTGTGGGGGACAAGCAGTAGGACAAATCCTTTATGATACACCAGATCCAATTAGTTGTTAACGAGTCGAACAATGGTTTTTTGAGTTGTTATATATTGGAACAATGAAAATAGATGGTGAGTGTCTGATCGAATTGGATCTATTTGTAGGAAGAATATTTGGTATAAATAACTCGCTTCTTAGTCTTCGACCCCCTCACTCActaatgtgtgtgtgtatttatcATTCTCTTGATTCAAAATATAGCATGTGTGAAATATGATTAGGCCAAGGGGTTCATGATCAAATGATACACAATCTTTTTCTGTTAATAGAGCGTTTTATTGCTAACCTCTATCTATTCTTCTAAATGTAACCATTTCTCTACCACTGCATcttcaaaaattcatatctAAAGATTTGTGCATATGTTCTTATGGAATGGAAGGATATCAGACTGACAGAATTgctacaaaatcaaaattaatactattacttaaatgaaattaaatacaactcatttttaataaatatgagtaCAAGAAATAAGTTTTCAGAACTTTGTAATTAAGGGAAGTACGAAGACCTAACCATACATTTTTTGTAATGTATAAGGAATTTATATTATACATGAATTGCCAAAAAATAGGTATGCTGTCGTATTTTGATTCATGAATTGAACCTTACCAATATCTAACAAAAAGTGATAGTATAAAgcaattatcatttattaaatCCATCGTCTAAGTTAATTAGGCCTTTGTCCATGTATAGAGTATTCTACCACGATCcaagaattttataataaattcataattccAACTCATCACGAAACGTATACACAATGTTGTGTATCTCACTGTAAACCACCATAAATTCTAGAATAATCTACGATGGTTACTTAGTGATTGtatcctaacttttcttaattaccacttcaatttattattggaAAAGTTACAcataacttaatttttttagcttTTTCATGTTTCCTGCTAATTTCAACTCGTGTGGAGTGTTAAGGGTGATAGCGCAAGCACTTTAGATCCGACATTAGTCGGCTACAACATATAATTGGAATATGCAAAGTTAAAATTCAGTCTAAATTGGAGAATATAATGGATATgcccaaaaaaacaaatcgAGGACTTTGGGTGCATGTGGGGTTGAtgtagaataaaaatatggtAGTGCATGGACCTTTCTTTGTGTTAATTTCTCAACTCATTAATGCACCATGAAAATTCTTAATGCTAATTAACCACTTAAACTAAGTGTCTTAGCCACTGTTACATGTTTGAAGTGTTGATTACTTTAAtttagatagagagagagagatccaATTTCCTGGAAACTGCCACCAGGAAGGACTAATTGAAAACTTAACAGTTAACAAGAAAGATGCTGTCAATTTAAGAGAGGATAAATACCCACCCTTGTCATTTCCAACactctcatatatatattcctTGCTCTAACACAGAGAGAGGCTGTGTCTGTTTCTACATCCTAAAAAACATtcacacaaaacaaattagaagacaaaaaaaaggataagAAGAAGGTGAAGAAAAAGGAGTGATTATTTGGAAGAATGGTGAGAGCTCCTTGCTGTGAGAAAATGGGACTGAAGAAAGGGCCTTGGAGCCCTGAAGA is drawn from Salvia hispanica cultivar TCC Black 2014 chromosome 6, UniMelb_Shisp_WGS_1.0, whole genome shotgun sequence and contains these coding sequences:
- the LOC125194103 gene encoding chromatin modification-related protein eaf6-like → MELQGLRGSNNPKAMLSSLLNKREKLQDELRSVEKQVYELETSYLQETTTFGNVLKGFDGFLSSSKSASNLKRSRKFQLEDRVFSLSSVTSPAAEELRVGKEDGKSDMVQGRPRLGGVATTGPGKPKKGRTGQREVKKVKITSELDPDEDDDLDMR